gcgacttttactctttttatatagtatgcatcaatacacaccagtacagaaataaaatttacagtaccgactgaaatgtaaaactacaatactaatagtatgcatccgtagttttttttttttttttttttttaacacatacacacatatatattattatattattattattattactgtttctaccatcaccttcactgatatggattcatccaaaaatccatattacgctcatcgtatttccatacgaggcgttctcccacctgtcgcattctatcactgctttctaaaatttcctccccaaaagtcctaagttcctggacattttctgcactcattgggggtgcaggttctaggactgggtttggaaactgaggtacgggttcctgatacggaggcataggggcttggtacgggtatggattttctaaaatttccctaacatgtgcgtcactaatgttgtagggatcttgaggatctaaccctggataagctcctaagttgggtattggcacattttcctgaattgggttttgttgcacgtagtcccgaacatcgtcccaccaggggtcgtagttgtttgggtctaaaggatcaggtgcaggtaccctaggtatctcctccgggttgtactcaggtatttctatctggtcttctatttccatgggttgatcaggattttgtggttgtggtgctagcatttgttccaggtttgggtcagcagcagtggttgctaaaatatggatattagcgatacccctattgagcatatcctgattataagcatcagtttctctttttgctgcggctaacactcgctgttcctgcaactttttcattcttttcctacgttcgtgcgctcccctactgaaccatcccctctttttctgaggaaatggctcttcagactgagccttaaacacaaagatcccttcttctgtgtcagcagaataccctgagagggcaggctgagaagaggaggtgccttcgctcctaggcgaaccagacagttgacgataggcgtcagaaggtccttggtcactcatactgtaaactaacaaatagtcagataacacatagcaagaaatacaattatacacgtatttccataatttatttcctaacactttgaattttgatgtcagcagaacacttctgtggctgaattagtggcatagctctgataccaccttctgtcacagcccccgatccctatctcccgggaacgggcggccgtgagccagtttcggtggtatcacatttatttattcaatttggcagcggaaattttcatcaggaccgtagttaggaaatattttaatcagagtaaaccaccatgtttataacattaaacatatgggtaaaaacccaagttttcaatacacacgtttcataggaatacatcctatttatttgaataaaaacatccattttattcttaggtaactttattgccacttttccaagccttcagtgctgtccagctggcttctatttggctttcacattttgttacctgaaacgcgttttaaaaacattttgtcagtgggaaatactggtgagtgaatcccagtttaatcaagtttaagtaaaaaccaatttgcagtattgagggcacatccgcaattacatttgtatccaagacatcacaattaacatcagtggtacggtcatactcaacatatgggatgttaccacgccagtaaccaattttgtatacaaaaccccaacatacccactataattgtattcttcacaaatactcaataactgtcatttgcatggaaaggtatttaaggttttgtaaaaacagtttacaaaaaggagattactcacattgctgttttaggtttttcgtaagggtttcctggagataatctataaattacacaaatgcacgtgtgttagtataataacccattttaacattagtaataccctccccgagacggcattccaacgactacgtcgggcagaaccacgacagccgttacggaaccctagatcaatcgggcagcgtatctaatacgtctccaggggttataatacttacatcgtagcagaacctcgctattttagggggtataatgcccggctaTAATAATTTCCTATAGAAAGTGTGATTTGAGAATCGAAAATTGAACGAGACGTACTGAAGGCCGATTGCCTCTATTTATAGTTCTGTAATCtcggtctctcgcggcccgcgtggggtTTGGGCCtagtttacgcggcccgcgtcaaagtgGGTCAACGGTATAGCTTGGCCGGGTCACCCACTAGGTTTGACACGAGTtcgacacgtggccgcaccgggtcaTGCCACAATttgggtcgctcgcggcccgcgttatcTTACCCcaacatgtacgcggcccgcctgaactaatGGTTTAAGAGAAGTCTGGTTACACTctcgcgcggcccgcataagcttgaggtgaggcccatgcggcccgcctcaacttaacttttattgtttttatttattttatataatataatctattttgggctcggttttaaaatacggggtgcatataaagacaaatAGATGTATTTACAAATATATTAGGGCGTCGGAATTATTACGagaggtgtcggttttaccgagggttgttacacaactgatctcaaatacgcaaagttatttgctaatgttatggatccaacaacctgagggtttattagagatcaagttgtggaatgggactgaagcccttgaaaaatgaagttcatatgatggaaacctaactcagtagactggagatcccaagaattgagttcaataggaaaacctaattgtatgaataaGCGAGGTCACTGTGGGGGAATAACCTTACGCATTTAATAAGGTAGTTTATTATAAAGATTaataaacttcctagtccattcctaaaagtgacaagtgtgaggctaagcataatatgtggtaaataATTTGGATAGATCATGATAAccacaatgcttttaatgatctaaggagaatcacctatgttagagagaagtggggtcgcttcgaatgaaattgagggcacaattcctagagctctcgcagaaccaggaatgtgttccacgaccattattggacacgactatgaggagatgacccggctagggagagtcttgtgtgaagtgtattgtcgtctacacaaaccgcagacgagttcaaagacatcgagatctactcagagctagtgggctaagtgcatttcatgagcgaaggttcaaagggtaacacctacctatcgtatgcaaaactcaactgtcgaggttacattggaaattttaagtgttttgaatgatctccattcatgtgggggattgttggaaatttggtgaatggatattaaatatatttataatttaatgaaattataaatattaattagaataTTCATGTGGTAAATAAAAAAGTAACTCTTGagtatttagttagttttattagagtttttaagtctctaattaagtgaCTAATTAAATGAATAATTAAGTGGATCCTTTCACTAGTCTTGTTCAAATAGTAGGctatgtgtttttttttgttacaaCAAGAATAGGATATTGCTTGAAACATGAAGAATACTAGAAGTAGTATGAACACTTGAACACTaactagagagatgagtactctcTAATTATTTCCACCACATgagttcaaacactacaattacTGGATGTAACCTTAGGCCggtgagccatctccggcagtacagactgcttcggctgttgtaccctgggagacagacgcgtcatctttagtagaggcacgaaatctgttttaagggaagcgtgttgaacacgtgcctcaaccaaaatcgtcaacgttttagtgtgctctttgttgcagtcagtgactatttttcaagactcaagatgatgaatactcgagtctaggatgctatcaagtgcgcgtgaagcacccaccagagatgcggcttgaatcaagattggtatatataattatatttatattcttttatttagttattgcaaccggtattgtacAATGATATTTCCTACAAATAACGAGAGTTTcgttatgatatattttgtaattatattttacaaaaggtgaacCTATTTCCTACAGATGCCCACCATGAGGATGGCAAACCGATGTAAAACTGAATATTCCAACCGTGTACAAACCTCCCCGTCTAGAAGGTTTCGTGTATTTTGAATGGCTGAGATTTGATCTCATCTTCATCCGACGATAGAGATTGATTCTAGGACCCTTTGACTTTAAGAGGAACATTAGAATATATAATTTTTGCACCTGAAAAAGAATATTCGGTTGACTTTTTTAAACTATCAAATAATTGAGGCCGGCCAAAGTGGGTTTTAGAAATTAGAAGTTGAAGAAGAACATCATACCTTCTTTTCTCAGTGTTTTGTTAAGCAAATGAAGGTGGTGGTAAGAGAATCCACGATGGTGAGGCCAGCCGAGGAGGAGGAGACACAGGCGAAAAGGCTATGGCTATCTAGCCTTGACCTCATGGCCCCGAATTTTCATGCGCAACAAGTGTATTTTTACCGGCCCAATGGTGCTCCCAACTTTTTCGATACAAGAGTGATGAAGGACGCTTTGAGCAAGGCGTTGGTTGCGTTTTACCCGTTGGGAGGGCGGCTAGAGCGAGGCGAAGATGGGCGTATTGAGATCGATTGTCGAGGACAAGGGGCGTTGTTTGTGGACGCTGAGTCGGATGGCGTTATCGATGATTTTGGTGACTTTGCACCTGGATTGGAGTATTTGAAACTCGTTCCAACGGTTGATTACTCGCTCGGAATTGAATCCTTTCCTCTCCTCATCTCCCAGGTATAACTATACTTCTAAATTACATCAAATCAATCATAGTCTATCAGACTATCACATGCCACTGTTGTTCACAAGAGGCAAGAGCCTCTACCGCCTAACCAAAGCTGGAATGGCAGGCGTAATATATTTTACAAAGAGTTAAATTTCATTTTAGtacctgtggtttgggtcattttgtcaatTTAGtacaaaggtttgaaacgttgtcattttagtccaaatagttttaaacgttgccattttagtccactgggttaactccatccctttattttgttaactagaagggcatttcggtcattttatatgtaattctgttaactagaagggcaattcgaccatataaaatgatcgaattacccttctagctaacataaaaaatagacgaagttaacccagtggactaaaatggtaaagcTTGAAACTaattggactaaaatggtaacgtttgaaacctttggactaaacttgcaaaatggcccaaaccacatggactaaaattgcatttaactcttttacaaATTTGAATATTATTTCTAATTAAAACCAcagttgcaaaagtcgctaggcgctccatAGAAGGTCGATTGGGAGTACCcagacatgttaaattataatgAAATTAGTTTTCATGAAAAGAAATTATATGTATGTCAAATATTATAACTTTATTGATATTTATAATTATAACAAAATGTGTGAATATCAAAAAAAAATGTTCAAATAGTAAGCTATTTCAAAAATTGATAttcatttcttgaaaaatgataagtacacggatggtccctgtggtttaccaaattTTTTGATGTAGTCGTTAGCTTTCCAAAAGTATACAGATGGTctttgtggtttgcactttgtaacacatttagtccctagctttttccaaaagtacgtggatggtccctgtggtttgcactttgtatcgcatttagtccctagcttTTTCCAAAACCTTTGGATTTGTTGGTTGGGGATTAAATGCATTAAAAAGTGCAAACTACAAGGACCATCAATGTACCTTTGAAAAGCTAAGGACCAAATCCAAttttttggtaaaccacagggaccattcgtgtactttACTCCATataattctttaatatgatagacatagaaattatgttttattttttaaagtcaaactcggcccgagttgacctactagatccgattcTGGCCGAGTTTGACCACGTTTGATAGACTCTGAGTAATTAGGCAGAGTTGAACAAAGTGAcgtcggcagcctaccttgtagtgATAACTCGGCGAAAACTCGGCCTCCAAAACCTTGTTTTACTGCATTGATTAAAATTGGCATGTATGTAATACCAAATTCATATGAGCAGGTAACTCACTTCAGATGTGGTGGAGTTTCACTAGTAGTTGCATTTCACTATTATGTTGTAGATGGCACATCCGCGATGCACTTCACAAACGCGTGGTCCGATATAGCTCGTGGCCTCGACATCGCTAACCCACCCTTCATGGACCGGACCCTCCTTCGTGCACAGGACCCACCACAACCCGTTTTTAAGCACGTTGAATACCACCAAGATCAAACAATGAATTCGCTACGCCAAGTCCCAATAGATGAACCCAAAACTGTGTGCACAATGTTC
This genomic stretch from Helianthus annuus cultivar XRQ/B chromosome 8, HanXRQr2.0-SUNRISE, whole genome shotgun sequence harbors:
- the LOC110873433 gene encoding shikimate O-hydroxycinnamoyltransferase, translating into MKVVVRESTMVRPAEEEETQAKRLWLSSLDLMAPNFHAQQVYFYRPNGAPNFFDTRVMKDALSKALVAFYPLGGRLERGEDGRIEIDCRGQGALFVDAESDGVIDDFGDFAPGLEYLKLVPTVDYSLGIESFPLLISQVTHFRCGGVSLVVAFHYYVVDGTSAMHFTNAWSDIARGLDIANPPFMDRTLLRAQDPPQPVFKHVEYHQDQTMNSLRQVPIDEPKTVCTMFKLTRNQLNMLRATSKEDGNTIRYSTFEIVAGHVWKCVCKSRWLCEDVGTKVYVVTNGRARLRPQLPPGYFGNVNFTTTAIATAGEIQSQPIGYAASKIHDALVTMNSDYLKSALDYLEQHLDQKPIVSYEYANIRIVSWGRLGIHDADFGWGPPVFVGPLRIRLEGMCFVLPSPINDGGLSIIIRLEVEQMKLFSNLLYAINMLESSL